One Clostridia bacterium genomic region harbors:
- a CDS encoding DUF2197 domain-containing protein, with protein MEVRCSLCGRREEITKIHKDYQRLAANPQALYICARCSRKVQFEATEEQKVPKPI; from the coding sequence GTGGAAGTACGGTGTTCGCTATGCGGGCGGAGAGAAGAGATCACCAAAATTCATAAAGATTATCAGAGGCTGGCGGCCAACCCGCAGGCCCTGTACATCTGTGCGCGGTGCAGCCGGAAGGTGCAGTTCGAGGCTACCGAGGAGCAAAAAGTACCCAAGCCCATATAA
- the rsmD gene encoding 16S rRNA (guanine(966)-N(2))-methyltransferase RsmD, translating into MPGKKKKFLRQGRRLRIIGGTAKGYPIKTPHDRHTRPTLSRVRQAVFDILAAEIMGASFLDLFAGCGSVGLEALSRGAGKVVFVEKNPANCALIRQNLKGAGLGAKAAIWCLDVRRALNRLKAQKASFDVVFADPPYEQGWLKELGEKLAGADILAPGGAFLVQASVRDAPDLEEPARLLLIREYRYGNTRLLFYRCPGGGETFAERQ; encoded by the coding sequence ATACCCGGGAAGAAGAAAAAGTTTCTTCGGCAGGGAAGGCGTTTGAGGATTATTGGCGGTACGGCCAAAGGCTATCCCATCAAGACACCTCACGACCGGCACACCCGGCCCACTCTTTCCCGGGTGAGGCAAGCCGTCTTCGACATCCTGGCGGCAGAGATAATGGGGGCCAGTTTCTTAGACCTTTTTGCCGGTTGCGGTAGCGTGGGGCTGGAGGCCCTGAGCCGCGGGGCGGGTAAAGTGGTATTCGTGGAGAAGAATCCGGCCAACTGCGCCCTCATTCGGCAAAACCTGAAGGGGGCCGGTCTCGGGGCAAAGGCCGCAATATGGTGTCTGGATGTACGGCGGGCCCTCAACCGCCTGAAGGCGCAGAAAGCATCGTTCGACGTTGTCTTCGCCGATCCCCCCTACGAACAAGGTTGGCTGAAAGAGTTGGGTGAGAAGCTTGCCGGGGCGGACATCCTGGCTCCCGGTGGAGCCTTCTTGGTTCAGGCTTCGGTTAGAGATGCCCCGGATCTCGAAGAGCCGGCAAGACTACTGCTGATCCGGGAATACCGTTACGGCAATACCAGGCTGTTGTTCTACCGGTGCCCAGGAGGAGGTGAAACGTTTGCTGAACGGCAGTGA